One region of Drosophila kikkawai strain 14028-0561.14 chromosome 2R, DkikHiC1v2, whole genome shotgun sequence genomic DNA includes:
- the ced-6 gene encoding PTB domain-containing adapter protein ced-6 codes for MPYQPANSGGTTGGSKAAAKMAQLKFWNKQNSSKQQQQDKDKDKDAADSGNNSSNTTGNSSNGDAKGEAKNGKRNWLHTPEQLINGHAVYLVKFFGNLNVDQPKGIEVVKEAIRKLQFAQQMKKAETGTQEKFKKLEITISIKGVAIQEPRTHKILHQFPLYNISYCADEKGVKKFFSFIAKSVKTREGDPMATNGHANGNGDGSSKAEETHECFVFISNKLASDITLTIGQAFDLAYRKYMDSTEKTNLSKAQQQINHLQQTVNAYKERLREVSAKLPKAELDTLLFKMGIKDILEAPSTELQQNGIEVATEALSNGKLDDDKLLIDTNSTTASTHSASPSSFLPIVPPRNNLSSQISIGGKSNSQKMDELLLNSDSDSDFDPRADEIQDNVSNDRNAISNDLFGFEPSKSFGQQLFFNNNDHKLQNNNMNSNNNNSSLLITSNNTTINSSGFSSELNITPPLLAPPPKIAAPRRLTSVTTGNGLNGNTDLFGSDPFEMNNGPTIFKQNQLNIDDFSLESLDPLRK; via the exons ATGCCTTATCAGCCAGCCAACAGCGGCGGGACGACCGGCGGCAGCAAGGCGGCCGCCAAGATGGCCCAGCTGAAGTTCTGGAACAAGCAGAATagcagcaagcagcagcagcaggacaaggacaaggacaaggatgCCGCCGACTCAGGCaataacagcagcaacaccaccggcaacagcagcaacggcgATGCCAAGGGCGAGGCGAAGAATGGCAAACGCAACTGGCTGCACACGCCGGAGCAGCTCATCAATGGACACGCGGTGTATCTAGTCAAG TTCTTTGGTAACCTGAATGTGGACCAGCCCAAGGGCATTGAGGTGGTCAAGGAGGCCATTCGGAAGCTGCAGTTTGCCCAGCAAATGAAGAAGGCGGAGACGGGCACTCAGGAGAAGTTCAAGAAGCTGGAGATCACCATCAGCATCAAGGGTGTTGCAATTCAGGAGCCGCGCACCCACAAGATCCTGCACCAGTTTCCGCTGTACAACATCTCGTATTGTGCGGACGAGAAGGGTGTGAAGAAGTTCTTCAGTTTCATTGCCAAATCGGTGAAGACGCGGGAAGGCGATCCAATGGCGACAAATGGCCATGCAAACGGAAATGGTGATGGTAGCTCCAAAGCGGAGGAGACCCACGAGTGCTTTGTCTTCATATCGAACAAGTTGGCCTCGGATATTACACTGACCATTGGTCAGGCCTTTGATTTGGCCTACAG aaaatacATGGACAGCACTGAGAAGACGAATCTGAGCAAGGCGCAGCAGCAGATCAATCATCTGCAGCAAACTGTCAACGCTTACAAGGAGCGACTGCGCGAGGTTTCCGCCAAATTGCCAAAGGCCGAGCTAGATACCCTGCTCTTCAAAATGGGCATCAAGGACATTCTGGAAGCGCCCAGCACTGAGCTGCAGCAGAATGGCATTGAAGTGGCCACCGAGGCCCTGAGCAACGGCAAGCTGG ATGATGACAAGCTGCTGATTGACACCAATTCCACCACGGCATCGACCCATTCGGCGTCGCCCAGCTCGTTCTTGCCCATTGTCCCGCCGCGGAACAATCTATCTAGCCAGATCAGCATCGGCGGCAAGAGCAACAGTCAGAAAATGGATGAGCTGCTGCTcaattccgattccgataGTGATTTTGATCCGCGGGCGGATGAAATTCAGGATAATGTGAGCAACGATCGCAATGCCATCAGCAACGATCTGTTTGGCTTTGAGCCCTCCAAGAGCTTTGGTCAGCAGCTCTTCTTCAACAACAACGATCACAAGCTGCAGAATAACAATAtgaacagcaacaacaacaacagcagcttACTGATCACCAGCAATAATACCACCATCAATAGCAGCGGCTTCTCCAGTGAGCTGAACATCACGCCGCCGTTGT tggcgccgccgccaaagATTGCTGCTCCAAGACGCCTTACCTCGGTGACAACGGGCAATGGCCTCAATGGCAACACGGACCTGTTCGGCTCGGATCCGTTCGAAATGAACAATGGTCCGACCATCTTCAAG CAAAATCAACTGAACATTGATGACTTCTCGCTGGAGAGTCTGGATCCTCTGCGCAAGTAG
- the Pdk gene encoding pyruvate dehydrogenase (acetyl-transferring) kinase, mitochondrial isoform X1, which yields MRLFPVRFSASSASSSMASLAKMLDFYSGFNPSPLSIKQFMDFGQNACEKKSYIFLRKELPVRLANIMKEIALLPDNLLHTRSVSEVSSWYVKSFEDVLEYEKAEPTHDNLQKFVADLDLIRNRHNDVVQTMAQGVIEMKENEGGQVDAPTESSIQYFLDRLYMSRISIRMLINQHTLLFGGNPHSGGRHIGCLDPACDLSDVVRDAYENARFLCDQYYLTSPALEIQQHTCDPSDSLPIRTVYVPSHLYYMLFEVFKNSMRAVVEHHSHDTNDTLPPLKVAISKGKEDICVKISDQGGGIPRSQTDQLFKYMYSTAPQPSKSDLHTVPLAGYGYGLPISRLYARYFHGDIVLLSCEGFGTDAIIYLKALSDEANELLPIFNKTSSKFYRATVPTGDWSNQSSDMNARQLSASTPKRYSDFVQDA from the exons atgcGCCTGTTCCCAGTCCGCTTCTCGGCCTCCTCGGCCTCCTCCTCGATGGCGAGCTTGGCGAAAATGCTGGACTTCTACTCGGGCTTCAACCCATCGCCGCTCTCCATAAAGCAGTTTATGGATTTTg GTCAAAATGCCTGTGAAAagaaatcatatatatttctgcGCAAGGAGCTTCCTGTGCGACTTGCTAATATAATGAAGGAGATTGCCCTGCTGCCGGATAATCTGCTGCACACCAGATCCGTAAGCGAAGTGAGCTCCTGGTACGTGAAGAGCTTCGAGGATGTGTTGGAGTACGAGAAAGCTGAACCCACGCACGACAATCTACAAAA GTTTGTGGCCGATTTGGATCTCATTAGGAATCGGCACAACGACGTAGTGCAGACAATGGCCCAGGGAGTCATCGAGATGAAGGAGAACGAGGGCGGCCAGGTGGACGCGCCCACCGAGAGCTCCATCCAGTACTTTCTCGATCGCCTTTACATGTCACGAATTAGCATCCGGATGCTGATAAACCAGCACA CCCTGCTTTTTGGTGGAAATCCTCATTCGGGTGGCCGCCACATCGGTTGTCTGGACCCCGCCTGTGATCTCTCGGATGTGGTGCGAGACGCATACGAGAATGCCCGCTTCCTGTGCGACCAGTACTACCTGACCAGTCCGGCGCTGGAGATTCAGCAGCACACCTGCGATCCCTCGGACAGCCTGCCCATCCGGACAGTTTATGTGCCCTCGCACCTTTACTATATGCTCTTCGAGGTCTTTAAGAACTCGATGCGAGCGGTGGTAGAGCACCACAGCCATGACACCAATGACACATTGCCGCCACTGAAAGTGGCCATTTCCAAAGGCAAGGAGGACATTTGCGTGAAGATCTCCGACCAGGGTGGCGGCATTCCACGCTCCCAGACAGATCAGCTCTTCAAGTACATGTACAGCACGGCGCCGCAGCCCTCGAAGTCCGATCTTCATACGGTACCACTAGCGGGCTATGGCTATGGCCTGCCGATCTCCCGGCTCTATGCCCGCTATTTCCACGGCGACATAGTGCTGCTCTCCTGCGAAGGTTTTGGCACCGATGCCATTATCTATCTGAAG GCTCTGTCCGATGAGGCCAACGAATTGCTGCCCATCTTCAACAAGACCAGCTCAAAGTTCTATCGCGCCACCGTGCCCACCGGTGACTGGTCCAATCAG AGCTCGGATATGAATGCACGCCAGCTGTCGGCCAGCACACCGAAACGCTATAGCGACTTTGTCCAGGACGCTTGA
- the Pdk gene encoding pyruvate dehydrogenase (acetyl-transferring) kinase, mitochondrial isoform X2, giving the protein MRLFPVRFSASSASSSMASLAKMLDFYSGFNPSPLSIKQFMDFGQNACEKKSYIFLRKELPVRLANIMKEIALLPDNLLHTRSVSEVSSWYVKSFEDVLEYEKAEPTHDNLQKFVADLDLIRNRHNDVVQTMAQGVIEMKENEGGQVDAPTESSIQYFLDRLYMSRISIRMLINQHTLLFGGNPHSGGRHIGCLDPACDLSDVVRDAYENARFLCDQYYLTSPALEIQQHTCDPSDSLPIRTVYVPSHLYYMLFEVFKNSMRAVVEHHSHDTNDTLPPLKVAISKGKEDICVKISDQGGGIPRSQTDQLFKYMYSTAPQPSKSDLHTVPLAGYGYGLPISRLYARYFHGDIVLLSCEGFGTDAIIYLKALSDEANELLPIFNKTSSKFYRATVPTGDWSNQNFSNRWRYLYGYLKNL; this is encoded by the exons atgcGCCTGTTCCCAGTCCGCTTCTCGGCCTCCTCGGCCTCCTCCTCGATGGCGAGCTTGGCGAAAATGCTGGACTTCTACTCGGGCTTCAACCCATCGCCGCTCTCCATAAAGCAGTTTATGGATTTTg GTCAAAATGCCTGTGAAAagaaatcatatatatttctgcGCAAGGAGCTTCCTGTGCGACTTGCTAATATAATGAAGGAGATTGCCCTGCTGCCGGATAATCTGCTGCACACCAGATCCGTAAGCGAAGTGAGCTCCTGGTACGTGAAGAGCTTCGAGGATGTGTTGGAGTACGAGAAAGCTGAACCCACGCACGACAATCTACAAAA GTTTGTGGCCGATTTGGATCTCATTAGGAATCGGCACAACGACGTAGTGCAGACAATGGCCCAGGGAGTCATCGAGATGAAGGAGAACGAGGGCGGCCAGGTGGACGCGCCCACCGAGAGCTCCATCCAGTACTTTCTCGATCGCCTTTACATGTCACGAATTAGCATCCGGATGCTGATAAACCAGCACA CCCTGCTTTTTGGTGGAAATCCTCATTCGGGTGGCCGCCACATCGGTTGTCTGGACCCCGCCTGTGATCTCTCGGATGTGGTGCGAGACGCATACGAGAATGCCCGCTTCCTGTGCGACCAGTACTACCTGACCAGTCCGGCGCTGGAGATTCAGCAGCACACCTGCGATCCCTCGGACAGCCTGCCCATCCGGACAGTTTATGTGCCCTCGCACCTTTACTATATGCTCTTCGAGGTCTTTAAGAACTCGATGCGAGCGGTGGTAGAGCACCACAGCCATGACACCAATGACACATTGCCGCCACTGAAAGTGGCCATTTCCAAAGGCAAGGAGGACATTTGCGTGAAGATCTCCGACCAGGGTGGCGGCATTCCACGCTCCCAGACAGATCAGCTCTTCAAGTACATGTACAGCACGGCGCCGCAGCCCTCGAAGTCCGATCTTCATACGGTACCACTAGCGGGCTATGGCTATGGCCTGCCGATCTCCCGGCTCTATGCCCGCTATTTCCACGGCGACATAGTGCTGCTCTCCTGCGAAGGTTTTGGCACCGATGCCATTATCTATCTGAAG GCTCTGTCCGATGAGGCCAACGAATTGCTGCCCATCTTCAACAAGACCAGCTCAAAGTTCTATCGCGCCACCGTGCCCACCGGTGACTGGTCCAATCAG AACTTTTCCAATCGTTGGCGTTATTTATATggttatttaaagaatttataa
- the prel gene encoding protein preli-like translates to MVVTASTCRTETVFDYSWKDVVVAYWNRYPNPYSTHVLTEDTISREVRDGKLRSRRLLSKTNPVPRWGARFYNNLPVKIVEDSVLDPVKKTLTTYTRNLGMKKIMNVEEIVVYSEQPDGSTLAERRAFVSSQVLGFSRAIRAFGLERFKSNGVKAFNGFNHVLRRMFPHSHLGGQHHQPAIAAPSDLSVATSTTATSSISSHSSSTTDRLKGATKVGYEFFKSHASKIAQLFSVKN, encoded by the exons ATGGTTGTGACGGCCTCCACCTGCCGCACAGAGACGGTGTTCGATTACAGCTGGAAGGACGTTGTGGTGGCCTACTGGAACCGCTACCCAAATCCCTACAGCACACACGTCCTCACCGAGGACACCATCTCGCGAGAGGTGCGCGATGGCAAGCTACGCTCGCGGAGACTGCTCTCCAAGACCAATCCCGTGCCAAGGTGGGGAGCTCGATTCTACAACAATTTGCCGGTCAAGATTGTTGAGGACTCGGTGCTGGATCCGGTCAAGAAGACGCTCACCACATACACCAGGAATCTGGGCATGAAGAAGATAATG AACGTCGAAGAAATCGTCGTGTACAGCGAGCAGCCGGACGGAAGTACACTGGCCGAGCGACGGGCCTTTGTCAGTTCCCAGGTCCTAGGATTCTCCCGCGCCATCCGAGCCTTTGGACTCGAGCGTTTCAAGTCCAATGGCGTCAAGGCCTTCAATGGCTTCAATCACGTGCTGCGGCGAATGTTCCCGCACAGCCACTTGGGTGGACAGCATCACCAGCCAGCTATAGCGGCCCCAAGTGATTTGTCCGTGGCCACATCCACCACGGCAACGTCCTCCATCAGCagtcacagcagcagcaccacggATAGGCTCAAGGGCGCCACCAAAGTGGGCTACGAGTTCTTCAAGAGTCACGCCTCCAAGATTGCGCAACTGTTTTCCGTCAAGAACTGA